The proteins below come from a single Lentimicrobiaceae bacterium genomic window:
- a CDS encoding S9 family peptidase, whose amino-acid sequence MKTCFFPLITLCIIYNLLTLKADAQSQIPLHQEAYDSWNNLQGSQISSDGQWVSFELNPQLGDGKLILFNNANQTTDTIYRGTESVFSADNSFIAFRIKPPYQVVRKAKLDGKKKDELPKDSLGIMAFNNKLFRFAGLKSFSLPDFSGNCMAALIETPRPTVVKDTLTADSTVSITENKSLKSDKKPIDKTKKKDKTETYTLKLVYPTDSLIYSWDKVTSFILSDNGRALAFASYNNDSVARSAIYIFNTQTQKEEKIFDNPGYIRNLAFDTAGAQLAFLYSSDTITAKRYKLNYYHQQRLLTVADTNSPDLHQGYCPGENGKVYFSQDGSSLYFGAAPTPRPEPKDTLTDDEKAKVDIWNWQDPLLQPQQLKQLENEKKRTYLAVFHPKTGKTLQLADDLIKKTSTGYKGNGRYLLGFHEESYQIESSWKDANYRDVYLIDTETGNRELLLQKHDGPVSLSTSQKYLAWYNKNDSLWYTMNLKNRRPVKHTAGDSIAFYDAMHDVPSVPGPEGYAGWTSNDRQFVVYDKFDLWALDPEGKKPAVSLTMQEGRKQNTIFRYINLEPDLEPVGLANGDIFLSSFNKTNKNAGFYLISNHQTGKPIRLAEGPYKYTSPQKAKNCDTIIYTRGNFSEYPNLWRSSLSLQSSVKISDANPQQKNYLWGSVELVNWLMPDGKRAEGLLYKPANFDAQKKYPMLVYFYERYADQLHQHYVPKPSRSIISPTYCSSNGYLVFIPDIAYRDGYPGQSAYDAIISGTEAMIAKGFVDQQHMGIQGQSWGGYQTAWMVTRTNLFKAAMAGAPVSNMTSAYGGIRWGSGMVRQFQYEEGQSRIGATLWERPDLYLENSPLFKADKVETPLLIMSNDGDGAVPWYQGIELFTALRRLEKPAWLLNYNGDEHNLARRANMMDLDKRMMQFFDHYLKGAPAPEWMTKGVPAVDKGKVNGFALEK is encoded by the coding sequence ATGAAAACCTGTTTTTTTCCGCTTATAACCCTCTGCATAATTTACAATTTATTAACATTGAAAGCTGACGCCCAGTCACAAATTCCTCTTCATCAGGAAGCGTATGACAGCTGGAATAACTTGCAGGGGTCTCAAATCAGCAGCGATGGCCAATGGGTTAGTTTTGAATTAAATCCGCAGCTTGGCGATGGTAAACTAATTCTGTTTAACAATGCAAATCAAACAACCGATACCATTTACAGGGGCACTGAATCAGTTTTCTCGGCCGACAACAGCTTTATAGCCTTCAGAATCAAACCGCCTTATCAGGTTGTAAGAAAAGCTAAGCTTGACGGCAAAAAGAAAGATGAGCTACCCAAGGATTCATTGGGAATCATGGCTTTTAACAACAAATTATTCCGCTTTGCAGGGCTTAAGTCTTTCAGTTTGCCTGATTTTTCAGGCAACTGCATGGCAGCTTTGATTGAAACCCCCAGGCCAACTGTGGTGAAGGACACTTTAACGGCTGATTCAACTGTAAGTATAACTGAAAACAAATCATTAAAATCAGACAAAAAACCAATAGATAAAACCAAAAAGAAAGATAAAACCGAAACCTACACACTCAAGCTGGTTTACCCAACCGATAGTTTGATTTACTCGTGGGACAAAGTAACTTCTTTCATTTTAAGCGACAATGGCCGGGCTCTGGCTTTTGCATCCTATAACAATGACTCTGTTGCCAGGTCAGCCATTTATATTTTTAACACACAAACGCAAAAAGAGGAAAAAATATTCGACAACCCGGGCTATATCCGCAACCTTGCTTTTGACACCGCCGGTGCTCAACTGGCTTTTTTATACAGCAGCGATACCATCACGGCTAAACGCTACAAGCTGAATTATTACCATCAGCAAAGGCTGTTAACAGTGGCTGATACCAATTCGCCTGATTTACACCAGGGATACTGCCCCGGCGAAAACGGTAAAGTTTATTTTTCGCAGGATGGCAGCAGTCTCTATTTCGGCGCTGCTCCCACCCCACGACCCGAGCCGAAAGATACCCTGACCGATGATGAAAAGGCCAAAGTTGACATTTGGAACTGGCAGGACCCGCTGCTTCAACCTCAGCAACTTAAACAGCTCGAAAATGAAAAAAAACGCACATATCTTGCTGTTTTTCACCCTAAAACAGGCAAAACATTACAGCTGGCCGATGATTTAATTAAAAAGACAAGTACCGGTTACAAAGGTAACGGACGGTATTTACTTGGTTTTCATGAAGAAAGCTACCAAATTGAATCCTCATGGAAAGATGCAAACTACCGAGATGTTTATCTGATAGACACAGAAACAGGAAACCGGGAGTTGTTGCTTCAGAAACATGATGGCCCTGTAAGTTTAAGCACGTCGCAAAAATATCTGGCATGGTACAACAAAAATGACAGCCTGTGGTACACCATGAATCTGAAAAACCGCCGGCCTGTCAAACATACAGCAGGCGATAGCATTGCTTTTTATGATGCTATGCATGATGTACCGTCAGTGCCCGGCCCCGAAGGCTACGCAGGATGGACCAGCAACGACCGTCAGTTTGTTGTTTACGACAAATTTGATTTATGGGCTTTAGACCCGGAAGGGAAAAAGCCTGCCGTATCTCTTACAATGCAGGAAGGACGGAAGCAAAACACCATTTTTAGATATATTAACCTTGAGCCGGATTTGGAGCCTGTTGGTCTTGCCAATGGCGATATTTTTCTGTCATCTTTCAATAAAACAAACAAAAACGCAGGATTCTATCTTATCAGCAATCATCAAACCGGCAAACCAATCCGCCTGGCAGAAGGCCCGTATAAATACACTTCGCCTCAAAAAGCAAAAAACTGCGACACCATCATTTATACACGGGGGAATTTTAGTGAATATCCCAATTTATGGCGCAGCAGTCTGAGCCTGCAATCATCAGTTAAAATATCAGACGCTAATCCTCAGCAGAAAAACTACCTTTGGGGAAGTGTTGAACTGGTAAACTGGCTTATGCCAGATGGAAAACGTGCCGAAGGCCTGCTTTACAAACCTGCCAACTTTGATGCTCAGAAAAAATATCCGATGCTGGTTTACTTTTATGAAAGATATGCCGACCAGCTTCATCAGCACTATGTGCCCAAACCTTCGCGCAGTATCATCAGCCCCACCTATTGCAGCAGCAATGGCTATCTTGTTTTTATTCCTGATATCGCTTACCGCGATGGATATCCCGGACAAAGCGCCTATGATGCCATTATCAGCGGAACAGAAGCCATGATAGCCAAAGGTTTTGTTGATCAGCAGCACATGGGCATTCAGGGACAGAGTTGGGGCGGATACCAGACTGCCTGGATGGTAACGCGTACCAATTTATTCAAGGCTGCTATGGCTGGCGCTCCGGTAAGCAATATGACAAGTGCTTACGGAGGAATCAGATGGGGTTCAGGCATGGTCAGACAGTTTCAATATGAAGAAGGCCAAAGTCGCATTGGCGCCACTCTCTGGGAACGCCCTGATTTATATCTTGAAAACTCGCCGCTTTTCAAAGCCGATAAGGTTGAAACTCCGCTTTTGATTATGTCAAACGATGGTGACGGGGCTGTTCCCTGGTATCAGGGAATCGAACTTTTTACAGCCTTACGCCGACTTGAAAAACCGGCATGGCTGCTCAATTACAACGGCGATGAACACAACCTTGCCCGACGTGCCAACATGATGGACCTTGACAAACGAATGATGCAATTTTTTGATCACTATCTGAAAGGTGCTCCTGCACCTGAATGGATGACAAAAGGTGTACCGGCGGTAGACAAAGGAAAAGTAAACGGGTTTGCCCTGGAAAAATAA
- a CDS encoding polysaccharide deacetylase family protein has product MRSICFYFQVHQPFRLRTYRFFDIGENHRYFDDYQNRSIIRRVSERSYIPMNNLLLSLIKEYGAAFKVSFSISGIAIDQMEMYAPEALESFKKLAATGNVEFLAETYAHSMAALKNPDEFRFQVKKHADRIESVFGVKPTAFRNTELIYSDQIGAMVHDLGFNVLLTEGAKHILGWKSPNFLYCNAINPKLKLLLRNYQLSDDIGFRFSNQNWIEWPLSAEKFAGWLKAYDKNQQVVNIFLDYETFGEHQWAETGIFDFMKALPRQIFATTDFTFSTPTEIANRLQPVSAVNVPHAISWADEERDLTAWLGNEMQDEAFDSLYHLADKVNKSDNKDIQKDWLYLQSSDHFYYMCTKWFSDGAVHNYFNPYSTPYEAFINYMNVLSDFIGRVENNQEKKTQPVAELNIPDPSKLTRKIQEVTPQPDDADENETGNFEVLFSLSKKELKHALGQIDMKNLAYALFNRAEEEVEQLRKNLPVAYRNELAKALQALKKPRKSVIDAHQKKISELLQTLFKH; this is encoded by the coding sequence ATGAGATCAATTTGTTTTTATTTTCAGGTGCATCAACCTTTTCGTCTGAGGACATACAGGTTTTTCGATATAGGTGAAAACCACCGCTATTTCGACGATTACCAGAACAGATCTATCATCAGGCGGGTGTCAGAACGCTCATATATCCCGATGAATAACCTTTTGCTCAGCCTTATTAAAGAATATGGAGCTGCATTTAAAGTCAGTTTCTCCATTTCGGGTATTGCTATTGACCAAATGGAAATGTATGCTCCGGAAGCTCTTGAAAGCTTTAAAAAATTGGCAGCTACCGGCAATGTTGAGTTTCTGGCCGAAACATACGCTCATTCTATGGCTGCTTTGAAAAATCCCGATGAATTCAGATTTCAGGTGAAGAAACATGCCGATCGGATTGAATCGGTTTTTGGCGTTAAACCTACAGCTTTCAGAAATACCGAGTTGATTTATTCCGATCAGATAGGAGCTATGGTGCATGACCTGGGCTTTAATGTATTGCTTACCGAAGGCGCCAAACACATATTGGGATGGAAAAGCCCCAACTTCTTGTATTGCAATGCCATCAATCCTAAACTGAAACTTTTGCTGCGCAATTACCAGCTGAGTGATGACATTGGCTTCAGGTTCTCTAATCAAAACTGGATTGAATGGCCGCTTTCTGCTGAAAAATTTGCCGGCTGGCTCAAAGCCTATGATAAAAATCAACAGGTGGTCAATATTTTTCTTGATTACGAAACTTTTGGTGAGCACCAATGGGCCGAAACCGGTATTTTCGACTTTATGAAAGCTCTGCCACGACAGATATTTGCAACCACAGATTTTACTTTTTCAACTCCAACTGAAATTGCTAACCGATTGCAGCCTGTTTCAGCAGTAAATGTGCCACATGCCATTTCATGGGCCGATGAAGAGCGCGATTTAACTGCATGGCTGGGTAACGAAATGCAGGATGAAGCCTTCGATAGCCTGTATCATTTGGCTGATAAAGTCAATAAGTCTGATAATAAAGATATTCAGAAAGATTGGCTGTACCTGCAATCCTCCGACCATTTTTACTATATGTGTACAAAATGGTTTTCAGATGGTGCTGTTCATAATTATTTTAATCCTTACAGCACTCCCTATGAGGCGTTTATTAATTATATGAACGTGCTTTCCGATTTTATTGGCCGGGTTGAGAACAACCAGGAGAAGAAAACGCAACCTGTAGCTGAACTCAATATTCCGGATCCTTCAAAACTTACCAGGAAAATTCAGGAAGTAACCCCTCAACCGGATGATGCCGATGAAAATGAAACCGGTAACTTTGAAGTCTTATTCAGCCTGTCGAAAAAAGAACTCAAACATGCTCTCGGGCAGATAGATATGAAAAACCTGGCTTATGCTCTTTTTAACAGGGCAGAAGAAGAGGTTGAACAACTCCGCAAAAACCTTCCGGTTGCCTACCGAAACGAACTTGCAAAAGCTTTGCAGGCACTGAAAAAACCACGGAAGTCGGTTATTGACGCTCATCAGAAAAAGATTTCAGAGTTGCTTCAGACTTTGTTTAAACATTGA
- a CDS encoding glycosyltransferase family 4 protein, which produces MKVLMFGWEFPPHITGGLGTACFGMTKGLLKNGVEVLFVVPKAYGDESEEAVRLINASDVTIDIRKSEHQDFWKNITYLEVNSSLVPYVGPEAFDNLVETGEAYFSWSEESIFNARYTFSGKYGANLLEEVSRYALVGAQIASESQFDLIHAHDWLTYPAGVAAKKASGKPLVVHMHATEFDRSGENVNQQVYDIERAGMEAADRVITVSNLTRNIVIERYGIDPDKVITVHNAVEPTEHADIRQIEKHVPEKIVTFLGRVTFQKGPEYFIEAAYKVLQRDPNVRFVMAGTGDLLEKMIRRVAQLRIATKFHFTGFLRGENVDRMFAMSDVYVMPSVSEPFGISPLEAMRSNVPVVISKQSGVAEVLQHALKVDFWDIDAMADAIYALLQYRSLSSVFSKYGAQEVDNLKWENASKHIKDVYEQVYR; this is translated from the coding sequence ATGAAAGTACTGATGTTTGGTTGGGAGTTTCCTCCTCATATTACCGGTGGACTGGGAACAGCTTGTTTTGGAATGACCAAAGGCCTGTTGAAAAACGGTGTGGAAGTGCTTTTTGTTGTTCCCAAAGCCTATGGTGATGAAAGCGAGGAAGCTGTAAGACTTATCAACGCCAGTGATGTAACCATCGATATCCGCAAATCTGAACATCAGGATTTCTGGAAAAATATTACCTATCTTGAAGTAAATTCAAGCCTGGTGCCCTATGTTGGCCCTGAAGCATTTGACAACCTGGTGGAAACTGGTGAAGCTTACTTTTCGTGGTCTGAAGAATCTATTTTTAATGCACGATACACCTTCTCAGGAAAGTATGGTGCCAATCTGCTTGAGGAAGTCTCGCGTTATGCCCTGGTTGGGGCGCAAATAGCTTCTGAATCGCAGTTCGATCTGATTCATGCACACGATTGGCTCACATACCCCGCCGGAGTAGCTGCTAAAAAAGCCAGCGGTAAACCGCTTGTTGTGCACATGCATGCCACTGAATTCGATCGCTCCGGAGAAAATGTGAACCAACAGGTGTATGATATTGAACGTGCCGGTATGGAAGCTGCCGACAGAGTGATAACAGTGAGCAATCTTACCCGCAATATCGTGATTGAGCGCTACGGGATAGACCCTGATAAGGTAATAACCGTGCACAATGCGGTGGAACCAACCGAACATGCCGATATCAGGCAAATAGAAAAGCATGTTCCCGAAAAAATTGTCACTTTCCTGGGACGCGTTACTTTTCAAAAAGGGCCTGAATACTTTATTGAAGCCGCTTACAAGGTGCTTCAGCGCGATCCCAACGTCAGATTTGTAATGGCTGGAACAGGCGACCTGCTCGAAAAAATGATACGCCGGGTTGCTCAACTTCGCATTGCCACCAAATTCCATTTTACAGGCTTCTTGCGTGGCGAAAATGTTGACCGCATGTTTGCCATGAGTGATGTTTATGTAATGCCTTCAGTGTCAGAGCCGTTCGGTATTTCACCTCTTGAAGCCATGCGCTCCAATGTACCGGTAGTTATTTCCAAACAATCGGGCGTGGCAGAAGTCTTACAACATGCTTTAAAGGTCGATTTCTGGGATATTGATGCAATGGCTGATGCCATTTATGCACTGCTTCAATACAGAAGCCTCTCTTCTGTCTTCTCCAAATATGGTGCCCAGGAAGTTGATAATTTGAAGTGGGAGAATGCCTCCAAGCATATCAAAGATGTTTATGAACAGGTTTACAGGTAA
- a CDS encoding glycogen debranching enzyme family protein has protein sequence MSYINFDKNQLVNLEYSLPKELLRTSREGAYASSTIINCNTRKYHGLLVVPQPAIDGGNHVLLSAFDETLIQHNAEFNLGIRKYQGENFSPKGHKYLKDFTTEPIPKLTYGVGGIEFTKEMLFSHKDGRMIIRYTLVDAHSPTIIRFRPFLAYRNIHATSKANYDVDTSYEAINHGIKLRMYRGYSFLHMQFSKEPDYVHVPDWYYNVEYIKEKSRGYDFLEDLYTPGYFEMPIAKGESIYFSVGIEPVNPASLKKLYNSEIDRRVPRNSFEHCLLNAAQQFVVKRGKKVEIIAGYPWFGRWGRDTFIALPGLALVAGEFKVAKAAIDNIIQEMRGPLFPNMGIGEYAQYNAADAPLWFFWTLQQYGIYTKTTRKIWKEYGKKLKTILEGYRAGTAYNIKMHDNSLIYAGENGYAVTWMDAVVEGKPVTPRIGYAVEINALWYNAMMFAIELATEAGDDEFVDEWKNIAAVFPQAFVNNFWDDKRGYLADYTNGEYKDFSVRPNMVFATSLPYSPLNEEMRNSILERVKSELLTKRGLRSLAPKNPLYKGVYTGNQTQRDMAYHQGAVYPWLLGHFIEGYLTIHGKSGLGLATELYLGFNEVMMEHGIGTISEVYDGDPPHKPGGAISQAWSVAELLRINWLIRQCSAR, from the coding sequence ATGAGTTATATAAATTTTGATAAAAATCAACTGGTTAATCTTGAGTATAGTTTACCCAAGGAACTATTGAGAACCAGTCGCGAAGGTGCGTATGCCAGCAGCACAATCATCAATTGTAACACCCGGAAATACCATGGATTGCTTGTTGTTCCTCAACCGGCCATTGATGGTGGAAACCATGTATTGTTATCGGCATTTGATGAAACGCTGATTCAACACAATGCTGAGTTTAATCTGGGAATACGTAAATATCAGGGTGAAAATTTTTCGCCCAAGGGGCATAAATATCTGAAAGATTTCACCACCGAACCTATTCCCAAACTTACATATGGGGTTGGAGGTATTGAATTTACCAAAGAGATGCTGTTTTCTCATAAAGACGGGCGCATGATTATCAGGTATACCCTGGTTGATGCACATTCTCCCACAATTATCAGATTCAGGCCATTTCTGGCATACAGAAACATTCATGCCACCAGTAAAGCCAATTATGATGTTGATACAAGTTACGAGGCTATCAACCATGGAATAAAGCTCAGAATGTACAGAGGGTATTCCTTCTTACATATGCAGTTTTCTAAAGAACCTGACTATGTGCATGTGCCTGATTGGTACTACAATGTTGAATACATAAAGGAGAAATCGCGGGGATATGACTTTTTGGAGGATTTATATACACCGGGTTATTTTGAAATGCCCATTGCCAAAGGCGAGAGTATCTATTTTTCTGTTGGAATTGAACCTGTAAACCCTGCATCATTAAAGAAACTTTACAATAGTGAGATAGATCGCCGCGTTCCCCGCAACAGTTTTGAGCATTGCCTTTTGAATGCTGCCCAGCAATTTGTGGTTAAGCGTGGTAAAAAGGTTGAAATTATTGCAGGCTATCCGTGGTTTGGCCGTTGGGGACGCGATACATTTATTGCATTGCCGGGCCTGGCACTGGTTGCCGGCGAATTTAAAGTTGCAAAAGCAGCCATTGACAATATTATTCAGGAAATGCGGGGGCCGCTTTTCCCCAATATGGGTATTGGAGAGTATGCCCAGTATAATGCCGCCGATGCACCCCTTTGGTTCTTCTGGACACTGCAGCAGTATGGTATTTATACAAAAACCACACGCAAAATCTGGAAAGAATATGGCAAGAAACTTAAAACTATTCTGGAAGGTTACCGTGCCGGAACAGCCTATAATATTAAAATGCACGACAATAGTCTGATTTATGCAGGTGAAAACGGGTATGCAGTTACCTGGATGGATGCTGTGGTGGAGGGTAAACCGGTCACTCCGCGTATTGGTTATGCAGTTGAAATCAATGCACTTTGGTATAATGCCATGATGTTTGCCATTGAACTTGCTACCGAAGCTGGTGACGATGAATTTGTGGATGAATGGAAAAATATTGCGGCAGTTTTTCCTCAGGCATTTGTCAATAATTTCTGGGACGACAAACGGGGCTATCTGGCTGATTATACCAATGGTGAATACAAAGACTTTTCAGTCAGACCCAATATGGTTTTTGCTACTTCACTGCCTTACAGCCCGCTGAATGAAGAAATGCGCAATAGCATTCTTGAACGGGTAAAATCAGAATTGCTTACCAAACGCGGACTTCGTTCGCTGGCGCCCAAAAATCCGCTTTACAAAGGCGTTTATACGGGAAATCAAACCCAACGCGATATGGCTTACCACCAGGGCGCAGTTTATCCATGGCTTCTCGGGCATTTTATAGAAGGTTACCTGACCATTCATGGCAAATCAGGGCTGGGGCTGGCTACCGAATTGTATCTGGGATTTAATGAAGTCATGATGGAACATGGTATTGGTACCATTTCTGAAGTTTACGACGGTGACCCGCCTCATAAACCCGGCGGAGCAATTTCACAGGCATGGAGTGTTGCCGAACTGCTCAGGATTAACTGGCTTATCAGGCAGTGCTCTGCCCGTTAG